One genomic segment of Polyodon spathula isolate WHYD16114869_AA chromosome 17, ASM1765450v1, whole genome shotgun sequence includes these proteins:
- the LOC121329477 gene encoding leucine-rich repeat transmembrane protein FLRT2-like, translating to MELQNRLWNKDWAPFFKSWITILLGLHVQFYRAASCPEQCRCDKGFIYCNERSLTSVPHGIQEGYKTLYLHNNQINNAGFPVELHNIVSVETVFLYGNQLDEFPLNLPKNVRVLHLQENNIQTVSRAALAPLSKLQELHLDDNSISTVGVEEAAFREAISLKLLFLTKNHLSSVPIGLPLDLKELRLDENRIATISKEAFMNVTQLERLILDGNLLTNEGIANGTFQHLVKLTELSMSRNSLTSPPSDFPGDFLVKLSLQDNQMSEIPVAAFSNLRHLQKLDISNNQLQFLTEGVFDGLTSLKQLTVRNNLWYCDCNIKWVIEWLKSLPASINVRGFMCQKPERVRGMVIRELNLNLITCPSSTASSPPVTRSPTQPLPSTVATNPASASTIMTPGTFDRAPTSPSSTLSTLPEGDNKERTNPPPRDPIQIIINFVNDTCIKVSWMSIFSVTVYKVTWVKMGQSLTGDVAQENVVSGKEKRLSLVNLKPKSTYRICIIPLDASNNYLPGDDTVCSEATTMPATFNTNNKATDPEHATQQDPSSPFLLAGLIGGAVIVVLVFLLSIFCWHMHKKGRSDSSKWKYNRGRRKDDYCEAGTKKDNSILEMTETSFQIVSLNNEQLLKGDFRIQPIYTPNGSIGFRDCHIANSITYSKGNVPDEECCHT from the coding sequence atggAGTTACAGAATCGACTATGGAATAAAGACTGGGCACCATTTTTTAAATCCTGGATAACCATATTATTGGGCCTCCATGTACAGTTTTATAGGGCTGCTTCTTGTCCAGAGCAATGCCGCTGCGATAAAGGTTTCATTTACTGCAACGAGCGGAGCCTGACATCAGTGCCTCACGGAATACAGGAGGGTTACAAGACTCTCTACCTCCACAACAACCAAATCAACAATGCTGGATTCCCGGTTGAGCTGCACAATATTGTTTCTGTGGAAACAGTATTCCTATATGGTAACCAGTTGGATGAGTTTCCTTTAAACCTTCCCAAAAATGTGCGTGTTCTCCACCTACAGGAGAATAATATTCAAACTGTCTCCCGGGCAGCTCTTGCTCCATTGTCTAAACTACAAGAGTTGCACTTGGATGATAACTCCATCTCTACTGTTGGAGTTGAGGAGGCTGCCTTCAGGGAAGCCATTAGCCTTAAACTCTTATTTTTGACAAAAAACCACTTAAGCAGTGTGCCAATTGGGCTACCACTGGACCTCAAAGAGCTCCGGCTTGATGAAAACCGAATTGCCACCATCTCTAAGGAAGCTTTCATGAATGTCACGCAACTTGAACGCTTAATTCTAGATGGGAATCTTCTGACTAATGAGGGGATTGCAAACGGAACCTTTCAGCATTTGGTAAAGCTGACAGAGCTCTCCATGTCTCGTAACTCACTAACCAGTCCTCCGTCTGACTTCCCTGGAGACTTTTTAGTCAAACTCAGCTTGCAGGATAATCAAATGAGTGAGATACCTGTGGCAGCCTTTTCCAATCTGCGCCACCTACAGAAACTGGATATTTCAAACAACCAGCTGCAGTTTCTGACAGAGGGGGTTTTTGATGGACTTACAAGCTTGAAACAACTCACTGTTCGAAACAACTTATGGTACTGTGACTGCAACATTAAATGGGTGATTGAGTGGTTAAAATCTTTGCCGGCGTCTATAAATGTACGTGGATTTATGTGTCAAAAGCCTGAAAGAGTACGGGGCATGGTAATCAGAGAGCTTAACCTGAATCTCATCACTTGCCCCAGCTCTACAGCCTCGTCTCCACCAGTTACTCGTTCACCCACACAGCCTTTGCCTTCAACTGTTGCTACCAACCCTGCATCTGCATCTACTATTATGACTCCAGGCACTTTTGATAGAGCCCCAACTTCACCTTCATCTACATTGTCCACTCTGCCTGAAGGAGACAATAAAGAGAGGACTAACCCTCCTCCACGGGATCCAATCCAAAtcattattaattttgtaaatgacACGTGCATTAAAGTTAGCTGGATGTCCATCTTTTCAGTCACAGTGTACAAGGTCACTTGGGTTAAAATGGGTCAAAGCTTGACAGGAGATGTTGCGCAGGAGAATGTGGTCAGTGGGAAAGAGAAGAGGCTAAGCCTTGTAAACTTGAAGCCAAAATCCACTTATCGCATTTGTATAATCCCTCTAGATGCTTCTAATAACTACCTTCCTGGAGATGATACAGTATGCTCTGAGGCTACCACTATGCCTGCTACTTTTAACACTAACAATAAGGCCACTGACCCTGAGCATGCCACACAGCAGGATCCAAGCTCTCCTTTTCTCCTAGCAGGATTGATAGGGGGAGCTGTGAttgttgtccttgttttcttGCTGAGCATATTTTGCTGGCATATGCATAAAAAAGGACGATCTGATTCTTCCAAGTGGAAATACAACAGAGGACGAAGAAAAGATGACTACTGCGAAGCAGGTACTAAAAAGGATAATTCCATCCTTGAAATGACTGAAACAAGCTTTCAGATAGTCTCTTTAAATAACGAACAGCTCCTTAAAGGAGATTTCAGAATACAGCCCATATATACCCCAAATGGGAGCATTGGCTTCAGAGACTGCCACATAGCAAATAGTATCACATATTCCAAGGGCAATGTTCCAGATGAGGAATGCTGCCACACATGA